Proteins co-encoded in one Euleptes europaea isolate rEulEur1 chromosome 1, rEulEur1.hap1, whole genome shotgun sequence genomic window:
- the LOC130493456 gene encoding zinc finger protein 501-like, whose product MEKEDTSSDEKDKFEYLDALRKEKGKHSPKGRNYFSLLHGGNSVLQKIYQGDNRNERTASREISPEKSVIDLQWNTSNRKKQYKCVECEKSFRGMDSLTFHQRIHAGEKPYKCPQCGKSFSRKDSLTSHQRIHTGEKPYKCLECGKSFSHSGYLTSHQRIHTGEKPYKCLECGKSFSQRTLICHQRIHTGEKPYKCLECGKSFSVRGSLTSHYRVHRGEKPYKCLECGKSFSHSRNLAFHQRIHRGEKPYRCLECGKSFRWSSQLTSHQRIHTGEEPYKCLECGKSFREKESLIYHQQTHTGEKTYKCLECGKSYSFRGSFTSHKRTHTGEEPHKCLECGKSFSRRGGLTSHQRVHTGEKPYKCPECGESFRWRGSLTSHQIIHTRRNLINSWSVGKAAMTKEH is encoded by the exons ATGGAGAAAGAGGATACATCTTCAGATGAGAAAGATAAGTTTGAGTATTTGGATGCActgaggaaggagaagggaaaacaCTCACCTAAAGGGAGGAATTATTTCAGTCTATTACATGGGGGTAACTCTGTACTGCAAAAAATATACCAAGGAGACAACAGGAATGAGCGCACTGCAAGCAGAGAAATTTCCCCTGAAAAATCAGTTATTGATTTGCAATGGAATACCTCTAACAGAAAGAAACAATATAAATGTGTGGAGTGTGAAAAAAGCTTTAGGGGAATGGATAGTCTAACTTTTCATCAAAGAATTCAcgctggggagaaaccatataaatgcccgcagtgtgggaaaagcttcagccggAAGGATAGCctaacttcccatcaaagaattcacactggggagaaaccatataaatgcctggagtgtggaaaaagcttcagtcatAGTGGATAccttacttctcatcaaagaattcacacaggggagaaaccatataaatgcctggagtgtgggaaaagcttcagtcaga GAACACTAATttgccatcaaagaattcacacaggggagaaaccatataaatgcctggagtgtggaaaaagcttcagtgttCGTGGAAGCCTTACTTCTCATTATAGGGTTCacagaggggagaagccatacaaatgcctggagtgtgggaaaagttttagTCACAGCAGAAACCTTGctttccatcaaagaattcacagaggggaaaaaccatatagaTGCCTtgaatgtgggaaaagcttcagatgGAGTAGTCAGCTTACTTCCCACCAAAGAATTCATACAGGAGaggaaccatataaatgcctggagtgtgggaaaagctttcgTGAGAAAGAATCACTAATATACCATCAACAAACTCATACGGGGGAGAaaacatataaatgcctggagtgtgggaaaagctacAGTTTCCGTGGAAGCTTTACTTCTCAtaaaagaactcacacaggggaggaaCCAcataaatgcctagagtgtgggaaaagcttcagtcggagAGGAGgccttacttctcatcaaagggttcacacaggggagaaaccatataaatgcccagAATGTGGGGAAAGCTTCAGATGGAGAGGAAGCCTTACTTCTCACCAAATAATTCACACACGGAGGAACCTTATAAAttcctggagtgtgggaaaagctgcCATGACAAAGGAACACTAA